CTTCCGGCTTTGTAAGCGATTACGAGATTAACTATTTCGAAGGCTACGTAGAACAAGCACACAAAATGCTTCACGAAAAAAACGGCCCTGGAAGTGATTTTTTAGGATGGGTTGATTTACCTTTAAATTATGATAAAGATGAATTTGCACGTATAAAGAAGTCAGCTGAGAAAATCAAATCCGATTCAGATGTGTTGATAGTTATAGGAATCGGAGGTTCATATCTTGGTGCAAGAGCAGCAATAGAAATGCTTTCACATTCTTTTTACAATATGCTTCCAAAGGATAAAAGAAAAACCCCTGAAATCTACTTTGTAGGAAACAACATTAGTTCTACTTATCTTTCTGACCTATTGGAATTAATAGAAGGTAAAGAAGTATCAGTTAACGTTATATCAAAATCAGGTACAACTACTGAACCTGCAGTCGCTTTCAGGATATTTAGGGAATACATGGAAAACAAGTATGGCAGACAGGAAGCTCAGAAAAGAATATATGCTACTACAGACAAGGCAAGAGGAGCTTTAAAGAAACTTGCTGATGAAGAAGGCTACGAGTCCTTTGTAATACCTGATGATGTAGGCGGCAGATTTTCAGTTCTGACAGCTGTTGGACTTCTGCCAATTGCTGTTTGTGGTGCAGACATTGATATGATTATGAAAGGAGCTCTTGACGCATACAATCAGTACAAGGACTTTGATTTCAAAAACAATGACTGTTACAGATATGCAGCTGCAAGAAATGCACTCTATAACAAGAATAAAACTATTGAAATTATGGTTAACTATGAGCCATCACTTCACTTCTTTACAGAATGGTGGAAGCAGCTTTACGGAGAAAGTGAGGGAAAGGATCAGAAGGGCATTTTTCCTGCAGGTGTTGATTTTACAACTGACCTTCATTCCAT
This region of Clostridium sp. BNL1100 genomic DNA includes:
- a CDS encoding glucose-6-phosphate isomerase — its product is MERVTFDSSKASGFVSDYEINYFEGYVEQAHKMLHEKNGPGSDFLGWVDLPLNYDKDEFARIKKSAEKIKSDSDVLIVIGIGGSYLGARAAIEMLSHSFYNMLPKDKRKTPEIYFVGNNISSTYLSDLLELIEGKEVSVNVISKSGTTTEPAVAFRIFREYMENKYGRQEAQKRIYATTDKARGALKKLADEEGYESFVIPDDVGGRFSVLTAVGLLPIAVCGADIDMIMKGALDAYNQYKDFDFKNNDCYRYAAARNALYNKNKTIEIMVNYEPSLHFFTEWWKQLYGESEGKDQKGIFPAGVDFTTDLHSMGQYVQDGLRNLFETVINVGKAKKSITIKEDKDNIDGLNFLAGKEMAFVNNKAFEGTLLAHTDGGVPNLIVNVPELNEYYFGNLVYFFEKACGISGYLLAVNPFNQPGVEAYKKNMFALLGKPGFEEQKKELEARLGK